CGGTCATCCAGGTTTCCTTTGGTTAAATTTGTCCAGCCAAATTTGCCTACATGAAAGATGGCTCGCATTGTATGTGCATGTCCATGCGAACGATTGTTTACCTCGCATGCAAATATTCGGCCTGCTCGTTGCTGATTGGATAATAGGATATTAGTAGCCCCGGGTCATGCACGACGTCACACGATATTATTAAATCATTAGCGGACTGATATCCGAGTTCTTCAGAAGTGATAAAGGGCTGTTTGTTTATTTGAGGAAGATGCGTTTTAAAGTGTTCAAACATGTAATAAGTTATTTGAAGACGGTTTGTGTGTTTTTATTGACATTCGGTGCATTTAACGCAGCAGTTTAAGTTACGTTGATGTAAAGTAGTGCCGAGTAGAAGTTTTGGCAACGGGCCAAATTAACTGCGCAGAATCGCTAGAATAAGAAATTGGAGAGGTGAGAAGAATTTATGTTCTTGTATTCATCTTGATTTATTTACGGCTTTTGCCTGTGGCAAGTGTCATTTCTTGAATCATATTGTAGAACAAATCTCTTAGATTACTTTCATGGCGAGACGCTGGCGTTTTCAGCTTTCTTTTCGTTTAATATGCCGAGTCAAACGATGGCTGTAGGCCTACCCATGATCGATTGGGCATGTttcttgtaggcctattgtcatgTTTGCCTCACCGGTATACGGTACGGTACGGCCGTGAGCAGGGTGTTGAAAAGGGTCAGGGTATTTTTCAATTTATATACAGTGAGCCATTCAttacaaacagaaaaaaaagacACAGTTCCACAGAATCAAGAATGTACCGATATTAAATGCGACTCCTCTTGTTCAgttctgttcttgtcttttcagttttcaatcacctcatcatactcaTGACCTGGTAGTCAAAATCATAGTGGAAAAAAGGTGAGACGTTTGTGGCACTGTAGGCTTAggcctgggggagggggggggggttactctTGAATCATAACATGTGTAGTACATCAGCGTACGAAAAAATGTGAGTAAGGGATTGATTTTTTCGTTGCATCAGCCGGTCCCGCGTGGGGCACAATAACTTAAGCCCCCTATTTTGCCATGAACCCCGCAAACAACCCACGAGAATCAATAAGATAAGAATACACCAACTCCCTGCCGAGAGCCTCTCtttgtaactacatgtagtgtccCCAAATATTACCTCAGGGATCAAGTCCCATCCTCAAAGACGTTCtgccctacccccccccccccccccccattagaCGTTTCCCGCCACTGTCTGCCACTCTGGCAACAAGAAGCCTAGGAGGAGAATGGAATCGACCTATGAGTCAAGTCAAAAAATCGGTCAAGTTTCAATTTGATTCTCGAGttagccaccaggtggccaaaaccaaaaacacataaagtgtcagaactcgcttaatatttgtCTCATCTTTACCAGAGTTTTAGGGTGTACTAACCTAACAAAGGTGCACGATATATCGCCAGAGTTTTTAGTTTGAGTCATTTTTCTGGATCATAGGGGGGtgctttctgaaaatcatgaaaattcccttcagctctgtaacttctgaacgacattTTTGGCTTTAAATTTAGTGTCTTGATAGAGGGTGGCCCAAAAGTGTGTCGTGTCAAAATATAATATTGGTCAAGTTTGATTCTCGagttggccactagggggcctaaaccaaaaacacataaagtgttagaactgaCTTAATATTCATCCAATTTTTTCCGAATTCCATCACTCGAGTTTTAAATTTCACCTGGAGCGCTttgtaaaaatcatgaaaattgccTTCTGGTCTATGATTTCAAGAACAAGAGATTCTGGTATTGGTAACACATTTTTGATAGTGAGTGTCAGTGAGTACCCATGCCCATGGCGACAGGGACATTTACGCTATgcttgtttttctttcttattatTTCAGATTCAATGTCAATCGTAACTGTGACCAAAATTCCACAAAGTATTTCCACTAACTGAAGTGAATCGTCCATCAATGTGAAAAGGACTTTTCACACTATATTGAGCAACTGGGAGTGGGATTGAAACTCCAACAAAACGAAAAAGTCCATTGGACTTAAAACAGTCCTCAGGACTTAAAACAGTCCTCAGGACTTAAAACAGTCCTCAGGACTTAAAACAGTCCTCAGGACTTAAAATCCTTACTTGTGGAGTCTTCAGACTCTATCAACAATAGTCTACTGGACTTTAAACGCTATATCTTTGCCAGTTGAGTCTTTTGACTTGAGCAAGAATATCAaagacaaacaaaacaaaataaaaacaaataattcctTTAAATTTCACTTATTTCTGTCTATACATTGCTAAAAATGGGAATATCACTGCAGCAATATAGGATGTCCATTGGATTACACTGCCTTAGAATACTAGGCAAAGAATTACAGAAAGGCAAAGTGTCATTCAACATGATATTATTTTCCAATATTTATAAAAATCTATACGATATGGTATTTTACCAGATTCGACTGAAAAAAACTTCTACCTGTGTAAAATTTATGACTGTTCTGACTTGGCATATTTATAATCAAGTCTATTCCAAATTGCTATTACAGCTGTCTAATGATGTTGAGACCAATCCCGGGCCAAATGAGTGTCAATTATTACTTCAGGGTCAATATCATCAAGGGTCCTCCATATTTCCAGATTTTTCTCGTGGAAGACAGTGTATACCAAATGCCATGACAGCTATTCTGTATCAACATATTAAATCAGTAAATCAGTGGATAATGGATGATATCCATAATATTTTATACATTGGTGATGAATTGTACCGTCATGTTCGAATGACCAATCCACATGATCTGCTGCGTCCAGATGATCTGCCTAAAGTTATCTtattaaaacaaaaatatacatCTATCAAATATAGTACTTCATTTATAGGCAgtatgaatggaaatgacaatgGTGTGGAATACAGCTTGGAGACAGCTCTCAACCTGGCCTTGGAGTCTGGTGACAATAATGCCTCTTGTATTATTTGTATAAAAGATTCCAGTATAGCCATAATAAAAAGTTCTCATGATGACTTCTACTTGTTTGATTCTCATGCAAGAAACACTTCAGGTCTATTAGATTCAAATGGAAAATGTGTTTTGCTACTGTTCCGTTCATTTAATTCATTATGTGCACAACTCAGAAAGATATCATCTTCTGTTACCAATGATGTGCATGCACCATTTGAACTTACTCCCATCAAACGAATAGAATATTGTCAAAAACCTCGTATAAAAGCTTCCGTTTCACAGCCTATATTTAACATTCCAGATGTTTCGTCATGCCCATTAATTTCATCCTTTCAGAATACAATTGCAAATGGTAAACCACCTGTACTAAAAGATACTTCAGCATCTATTAGAATGAAATCAATCATAAACAAGCATGAAAATGACAAATTGAGCTTGTTCAAAGATTCCCCAAGCAGTAGTCTAATATTTAAAAGAACGTCTTTTGAGATGTTCACATTCCATGCCATTGATCTGATATGGCAATGGCAAAAACAGTATCTTTTTACATCAAGGCCTCCATTAATACAAACATGGTATTGTGAAGAAACTCATACTCATCTTCAACAATGCAGACCAAGAACTGTCCAACCAATAGAACCAGATGGTAACTGCTTTTTCCGTTGTGTATCATATGCAGTTTTTGGATCTGAGCAACATCATCTTTTGATCAGAGAAAAAGTAGTTCATCACATCAAACTCCaaaatcatctttttactgcTCTTTTGCCTTTGTCATGTTCAACAATTGATCATTATATTCAAAACACCCTGATGGAATTATCAGGCACATGGGCAACTAGTCTAGAAATTACTGGAACAGCACATTTTCTAAAAACAGATATCTATacttataaacaaaatgattatgaTGCTGAATGGAAATGGCATCGATATACTCCCACAATTGTTGATTCTAGTGTGATAGTTGGACAAAAATCGCTATATATTAGAAATAAACAGAATCATTATGAATTCGTCACATCAGTTGAATCTATCCATACATACTCTGTTGCAGCAGAAGAAATATTACCGAATAGTGCGGTGCTTACTTGCCCTCATATGACCCCTACAACTTCAGCAAAAATTATTGAGGGAAAAACTATTTCTAATAATTATAACAATAATACTACCACTACCAGAAATATTATAAAAACCACAGCAATTacaaataacatagacaattattTTCATGACCAAGCAAAGAAACTGCAGACTTataaagacaataattatataCCAGAAGTCACAATATTGCCAGCTATGAAGTCACAAGTGATAACAAAGGCTGATTGTCAGCAAAGCAACAAAATACAATCTCGAGGTATGAAGAGGAAAATCAGTGATGATGATAGATGTTGTAAACAAAAGTGTACGTGTACTCTTAATAAAAATGTACCTAATCAAAGcaatcaaaatagtaaaaaGGATTTGCAAAAATATGGGCCAAATTTAGATGTCTGTATCGACAAGTTCCACAAATCTCTCTTGACTGGACCAATATATGTTTGCACTTGCTGTCATCAGACATGGTTTTCTCATTCAGTAATCAAAATCACTGCAACATTCAAATCagttgatgatgattataaagcTAAATGCTTCACTCGCAAATTATCAGTTGATTCATGTGAATGGTTGTGCAATACTTGTCATAACGCcttgaaacagaagaagataccaaaatTAGCTTTCATAAATGGTTTCCAATTTCCAAGAAAACCTCCAGAGCTACAGTTGCATCCTCTAGAAGAACGTCTAATTTCACTTCGAATTCCTTTCATGACAATTTATCAGTTACCCAGAGGTAATCAACTACAGCTACAAGGTGCAGTAGTGAATGTTCCTGTAGACATAGCGCCAGTTATCAGATCCTTACCTCGAACTTTAGACATGGCTGAGACAATTCCAATATCGTTAAAAAAAAGATTAGTGTACAAGAAAAATCAATATAAAGAGAATGTTCGGCCAATGGCAGTCATAGCTGCTTTGCATTATCTTCTGACCAAAGAACTATACAAAGATGCTGATGTTACCATTGATGACCTTTGGATGCAAGCAATAAATAAGAATTCTTCAGACACTGACAAAATGGACACAAATAATATTTCCCATataaatgatgataatgatgttgaTTCTGATATATCAGACACATTTAGTGAATTTGATCCAGATGAAACAGCCTCTGGAAACCTTGACACAATGCTAGATGACCAAAACATTGAACGTGTTCGTCCTTTAACATTTGCTCCAGGTGAAGATCGAAGTCCTCTCAGTCTCTTtcaagatgaagatgctgaatATTTATCCTTTCCCACAATATTTTGTGGTGAAAGGATGCCACATGATCGAGAAAAGAACTCAAATAATCCCAAACTGCACTACAGTGATGTTTGTAAGTGGCAACTGCGGGCTGAAGATCGTCGTGTTAGTCAGAATGTCCCTAATCTATTTTTCAAAGCAAAGAAGTTACAAATCAAGCAAGTCTGTGATAAAGGTACATTAGCAATGAGACGTGTACAGAGGAAAGGAGAACGGTACAGCGCTCAGGAAATACTGCAACCAGAAACACAACAACAGATAGCTAAACTTGACGAGGGTTATTATATCTTTCGCACTATAAGAAACTCCCCACCTTACCTTAGCCATTGTAAAAAAGATATTTTAGCTATGATTCGCCAACTTGGTATACCACAGTGGTTTATATCTCTCAGTGCAGCAGATACCAAATGGCATGACCTCATTATCATACTTGGCaaattaaatgacaaaaaaGATTATACagaagaatgtaaacaaaataaactAACTTGGGAAGATAAAACTAGACTAATAAGCCAAGATCCTGTAACATGCGCTCGCTATTTTAATGACAGAGTAGACAAATTCATTAAAAATGTGCTACGAGGCCCATTTCACCCACTAGGCATTATTGATGATTTTGTATATAGGGTTGAGTTCCAGCATAGAGGATCTGCTCACATAcacatgatgacttggataAGAAATGCTCCTAGATATGGCATTGATTCAGACACTGACATAGTAAAGTTTGTAGATCAACATGTCTCATGTTCAGTTAATGTCTCAGAAGAAATATTACAACTAATACTCATGCAAAAACATAAACATTCAAGATCTTGTCGAAAGAAGGGAAAAGCATTGTGCCGATTTGGTTTTCCTATCCCACCTATGCCTAGAACAGTTTTGCTTGAACCATATGATGGAGATGACCCTGCAAAATATACTGATTTCTATAAAAGAATCAAAATAAGTCTGGATTCAAAAAAAGATGGCTGTGATCAGTCTTTTGAGGAATTCTTGGATGAGGTGAATTGTACATATGAAGATTATATCCTTGCAATTCGAACATCAATTAAAACTCCAAAAATTTTCTTAAAACGAAGTCTTCAGGAGATAAGAATAAATCCTTATATGAAAAATCTAATCACAGCATGGGGAGCAAATCATGACATCCAATTTATCCTAGATCCTTTCAGCTGTGCAGTCTACATAACTGAATATATCTCCAAGAGTCAACGAGGAATGAGTTCACTATTACACAATGCTTGTAAAGAAGCGCGACAAGGAAATAGCACTCTCCGAACACAAGTTCGATCAATTGGAAATAAATTTCTGAATGCCACAGAAGTATCTGCTCAAGAAGCAGCTTACTTGGCCTTGCAATTACCACTAACTAAAAAAACCAGACAGGTTGTCTTTATTAATACCTCTCCTCCAGAAGATAGAACCCGCCTACTGAAATCTGAAACAGTACTTAAAGAACTAGGAGATTCAACAGATATCTATTCTTCCAATGATATTATTAGGTATTCAAAACGTCCAAAAGATCTAAATCGTTACTGTTTAGCTGACTACATAGCAACTCTAAATATCATATATCCTAAATCCATGAATAAAACTGATTTATATCCTTATGAAGATAATACTGAAGACAGCTTAGATTGTGAAATGGACAACAGTTCCATTAACCTTTCCACTCAAGAAGAAGATGCACTTGATTATGTTAACATTACTTTACCTAGTGGTATACAAATAAAATCAAGAGATAAAGCAAAGGTTATACGTTATGTTCGTTACAGTGAAAAAAATGATCCTGAAAACTACTTTCGAGAACAACTCCTTCTTTTTTGGCCTTGGCGCGATGAAATAAATGATTTGATTGGGACCTATGCCACTTATTCAGCACATTTTGATAGTATCAAAACTCTAATATTGCCAAAACAATTGAAATATGACAACCACTCCAATGCTGTAGATATAGCCATGCAGAGACCACAACAAGATGAAGCAGATAATGAAGCAGATATTGCTCCATCTACATCACAACAAGAATGTGATGATCAATTTGAATGCTCTACGCCTAGTCACCA
Above is a genomic segment from Lineus longissimus chromosome 14, tnLinLong1.2, whole genome shotgun sequence containing:
- the LOC135499178 gene encoding uncharacterized protein LOC135499178, with the protein product MGISLQQYRMSIGLHCLRILGKELQKGKVSFNMILFSNIYKNLYDMVFYQIRLKKTSTCVKFMTVLTWHIYNQVYSKLLLQLSNDVETNPGPNECQLLLQGQYHQGSSIFPDFSRGRQCIPNAMTAILYQHIKSVNQWIMDDIHNILYIGDELYRHVRMTNPHDLLRPDDLPKVILLKQKYTSIKYSTSFIGSMNGNDNGVEYSLETALNLALESGDNNASCIICIKDSSIAIIKSSHDDFYLFDSHARNTSGLLDSNGKCVLLLFRSFNSLCAQLRKISSSVTNDVHAPFELTPIKRIEYCQKPRIKASVSQPIFNIPDVSSCPLISSFQNTIANGKPPVLKDTSASIRMKSIINKHENDKLSLFKDSPSSSLIFKRTSFEMFTFHAIDLIWQWQKQYLFTSRPPLIQTWYCEETHTHLQQCRPRTVQPIEPDGNCFFRCVSYAVFGSEQHHLLIREKVVHHIKLQNHLFTALLPLSCSTIDHYIQNTLMELSGTWATSLEITGTAHFLKTDIYTYKQNDYDAEWKWHRYTPTIVDSSVIVGQKSLYIRNKQNHYEFVTSVESIHTYSVAAEEILPNSAVLTCPHMTPTTSAKIIEGKTISNNYNNNTTTTRNIIKTTAITNNIDNYFHDQAKKLQTYKDNNYIPEVTILPAMKSQVITKADCQQSNKIQSRGMKRKISDDDRCCKQKCTCTLNKNVPNQSNQNSKKDLQKYGPNLDVCIDKFHKSLLTGPIYVCTCCHQTWFSHSVIKITATFKSVDDDYKAKCFTRKLSVDSCEWLCNTCHNALKQKKIPKLAFINGFQFPRKPPELQLHPLEERLISLRIPFMTIYQLPRGNQLQLQGAVVNVPVDIAPVIRSLPRTLDMAETIPISLKKRLVYKKNQYKENVRPMAVIAALHYLLTKELYKDADVTIDDLWMQAINKNSSDTDKMDTNNISHINDDNDVDSDISDTFSEFDPDETASGNLDTMLDDQNIERVRPLTFAPGEDRSPLSLFQDEDAEYLSFPTIFCGERMPHDREKNSNNPKLHYSDVCKWQLRAEDRRVSQNVPNLFFKAKKLQIKQVCDKGTLAMRRVQRKGER